The following are encoded together in the Ranitomeya imitator isolate aRanImi1 chromosome 4, aRanImi1.pri, whole genome shotgun sequence genome:
- the LOC138676190 gene encoding lysosome-associated membrane glycoprotein 1-like, producing MDNVNASFHHVKLQAYLTGNNYSTNATICKEDVAPTAAPTTAPTTAPPNNTKPDIGTYNINITGKAGYCLMAKMGLRLNITYIKKDNKATFYEFNIDPKKVIPSGNCSNDSATLILSSVQANISFNFVLNATEGKFYLGHVHVNTTVADAKESNFSIDSGNVSFLKTTAHKSYKCNEKQTLQITSNLSIYTYNLQVQPFDVEGDKFGPAVECAEDQNGMLVPIIVGTSLAGLVLIVLIAYLIGRKRSRAGYQTI from the coding sequence ATGGACAATGTCAATGCATCCTTTCATCATGTGAAGCTGCAAGCGTATCTAACCGGCAACAATTACAGCACCAATGCTACTATTTGCAAAGAAGATGTTGCTCCTACGGCTGCCCCCACTACTGCACCCACTACTGCACCGCCGAACAACACAAAACCAGATATTGGGACTTATAATATTAATATTACTGGAAAGGCTGGGTATTGTTTGATGGCTAAGATGGGGTTGCGCCTAAATATCACCTACATCAAAAAGGATAACAAGGCTACTTTTTATGAGTTCAATATTGATCCAAAGAAAGTCATTCCTAGTGGAAACTGCTCTAATGATTCTGCAACCCTGATTCTTTCCTCTGTTCAAGCCAACATCTCGTTCAACTTTGTACTGAATGCCACAGAAGGCAAattttaccttggccatgtccatgTGAACACAACGGTTGCGGATGCGAAAGAGTCCAACTTCAGTATAGATAGCGGCAACGTCTCCTTCCTGAAGACTACAGCTCACAAATCCTACAAATGTAACGAGAAGCAGACTCTGCAGATCACATCCAATTTGTCCATTTACACCTACAACCTTCAAGTTCAGCCATTTGATGTAGAGGGGGACAAATTTGGACCTGCGGTGGAGTGTGCGGAGGATCAGAATGGCATGTTGGTGCCCATTATCGTTGGAACCTCGCTGGCTGGACTTGTTCTAATTGTGCTGATTGCCTATCTCATCGGCAGAAAGAGAAGCCGTGCTGGATATCAAACGATATAA